In the Brassica napus cultivar Da-Ae chromosome A7, Da-Ae, whole genome shotgun sequence genome, one interval contains:
- the LOC106353878 gene encoding probable serine/threonine-protein kinase PBL7 translates to MILDLGFACFLSGRTRESSHEHNKAWLLEETRPTFIESDPYSGQSSFRFSLCSQVELEKMRREQPSSSFQVSEGSATVLLVNEVKETDKPTVEMNWSTALSLEKSISPVTNTLIRFSYSEIVTATRNFSKGRVLGRGACSYVYRGRMGIWRKALAIKRLDKEDTESPKSFCRELMIASSLQCPNIVPLLGFCIDPEQGLFLVYKYVSGGSLEHYLHDKKKKKRGVKVPFCLPWSTRYKIALGIADAIAYLHNGTEQCVVHRDIKPSNILLSSNKKPKLCDFGLATWTAAPSVPFLCKTVKGTFGYLAPEYFQHGKISDKTDVYAFGVVLLELITGRKPIEVRRPSGEENLVVWAKPLLRRGMEAIEELLDPRLTCTRKNSVAMERMIQAARVCVTDEESRRPGMKEIVSILKGGESRRVELRTFSSRTKSNLSSLMDCYPQLQRTKSEMKSHLALAMLGVTEFEDDDDNDNVLL, encoded by the exons atgattCTTGATTTGGGTTTTGCATGTTTCCTCTCTGGTCGAACCAGAGAGAGCTCTCATGAGCATAACAAAGCTTGGCTTTTGGAGGAAACAAGACCAACGTTTATTGAGTCAGACCCATATTCAGGACAGTCGTCATTTAGGTTTAGTCTTTGCTCACAGGTGGAGCTGGAAAAGATGAGAAGGGAGCAACCATCATCGTCTTTTCAAGTGTCTGAAGGATCAGCGACGGTTCTTCTGGTTAACGAGGTTAAGGAGACAGATAAACCGACGGTTGAGATGAATTGGTCGACGGCTCTTTCACTTGAGAAGAGCATTTCTCCAGTGACCAATACCTTGATCCGGTTTAGCTACAGTGAAATTGTCACCGCCACTCGCAATTTCTCAAAAG GGAGAGTGTTGGGAAGAGGAGCTTGTAGCTATGTATATAGGGGCAGAATGGGGATTTGGCGAAAAGCCTTGGCTATCAAAAGACTTGACAAAGAAGATACAGAATCTCCAAAGTCATTTTGCAGAGAGTTGATGATTGCAAGCTCTCTTCAGTGCCCTAACATTGTGCCTCTTCTAGGGTTTTGTATCGATCCTGAACAAGGGCTTTTCTTGGTGTACAAGTATGTCTCTGGTGGCAGCCTCGAACACTATTTACACG ataagaaaaagaagaagagaggtgTTAAGGTTCCCTTTTGTTTGCCTTGGTCAACAAGGTACAAGATCGCCTTAGGCATTGCAGATGCCATAGCGTATTTACATAACGGCACTGAGCAATGCGTTGTGCACAGAGACATCAAACCCTCCAACATTCTTCTTTCCTCAAACAAAAAGCCAAAG TTGTGTGATTTTGGGTTGGCGACATGGACAGCTGCACCATCGGTTCCTTTCCTGTGTAAGACCGTGAAAGGAACATTCGG TTATCTAGCTCCAGAGTATTTTCAACACGGCAAGATATCAGACAAGACAGATGTGTACGCGTTTGGAGTTGTGTTACTTGAGCTAATAACGGGTCGAAAGCCAATTGAAGTAAGAAGACCATCTGGTGAAGAAAATTTGGTAGTTTGG GCGAAACCGTTGTTACGTAGAGGGATGGAGGCTATAGAGGAGTTGCTAGATCCAAGGCTGACATGTACTAGAAAGAACTCGGTTGCAATGGAGCGTATGATCCAAGCAGCAAGAGTATGTGTGACCGATGAGGAGTCACGTAGACCTGGAATGAAAGAGATTGTTTCGATTTTGAAAGGAGGTGAAAGCAGGAGAGTAGAGCTAAGGACGTTTTCAAGCAGGACAAAGTCAAATCTTTCGAGTTTAATGGACTGTTATCCACAGTTGCAACGGACAAAATCTGAGATGAAGAGTCATCTTGCTCTTGCCATGCTCGGAGTAACAGagtttgaagatgatgatgataatgataatgtTCTTTTGTAG
- the LOC106353876 gene encoding calmodulin-1: MADQLTDEQISEFKEAFSLFDKDGDGCITTKELGTVMRSLGQNPTEAELQDMINEVDADGNGTIDFPEFLNLMAKKMKDTDSEEELKEAFRVFDKDQNGFISAAELRHVMTNLGEKLTDEEVEEMVREADVDGDGQINYEEFVKIMMAK; encoded by the exons ATGGCGGATCAGCTAACGGACGAACAGATCTCCGAGTTCAAGGAAGCTTTCAGCCTCTTCGACAAGGACGGCGATG GTTGCATCACCACCAAGGAGCTGGGGACAGTGATGCGGTCCCTAGGACAGAACCCAACAGAAGCTGAGCTCCAGGACATGATCAACGAGGTGGACGCGGACGGCAACGGCACCATTGACTTCCCTGAGTTCCTAAACCTCATGGCTAAAAAGATGAAAGACACGGACTCGGAGGAAGAGCTCAAAGAAGCTTTCAGGGTGTTCGACAAAGACCAGAACGGATTCATATCCGCTGCAGAGCTCCGCCATGTCATGACGAATCTAGGCGAGAAGCTTACTGATGAAGAAGTTGAGGAGATGGTCCGTGAAGCTGATGTTGATGGAGATGGTCAGATTAACTACGAGGAGTTTGTCAAGATTATGATGGCTaagtga
- the LOC106357116 gene encoding calcium-binding protein CML24, translating into MSKSGRYCLGSMEDIRAVFQRFDKNGDGKISIDELKDVIGALSPTASPEETTLMMKEFDLDGNGYIDMDEFVALFQIEDGGDIRDLKEAFDLYDLDGNGRISVNELHSVMKNLGEKCSLEDCKRIISKVDADGDGCVNFEEFKKMMMNGRATA; encoded by the coding sequence ATGTCGAAGAGCGGAAGATATTGCTTAGGATCGATGGAAGACATCCGAGCAGTATTCCAGCGCTTCGACAAAAACGGAGACGGAAAAATCTCCATCGACGAGCTCAAAGACGTGATCGGAGCTCTCAGTCCCACGGCGTCGCCGGAAGAAACGACGTTGATGATGAAGGAGTTCGATCTCGACGGTAACGGATACATCGACATGGACGAGTTCGTCGCTCTGTTCCAAATCGAAGACGGTGGCGATATTCGAGATCTGAAGGAAGCGTTTGATCTGTACGATTTGGATGGTAACGGACGGATCTCTGTGAACGAGCTTCACTCGGTGATGAAGAATCTCGGCGAGAAGTGTTCCCTTGAGGATTGCAAGAGGATCATTAGCAAAGTTGATGCTGACGGTGACGGTTGTGTTAACTTTGAAGAGtttaagaagatgatgatgaacgGCAGAGCTACTGCTTGA